A genomic window from Pseudonocardia broussonetiae includes:
- a CDS encoding cation:proton antiporter regulatory subunit: MNVEVTPLPGIGVRKDFALRGGRRVGVVTHRDGKIELIISKSDDPDACLAELPLTTDEAGALANLLGAPQLVAQLTDEQRELPGLHTRQIPVGPPFDGRTLGDTALRTRTGVSVVAVMRAGQVHPSPTPDFTLTAGDLMVTVGTTEGLDNAVAILKKG, from the coding sequence ATGAACGTCGAGGTGACCCCGCTACCGGGGATCGGGGTGCGCAAGGACTTCGCGCTGCGCGGTGGACGGCGCGTCGGCGTCGTCACGCACCGCGACGGCAAGATCGAGCTCATCATCTCCAAGAGCGACGACCCGGACGCCTGCCTCGCCGAGCTGCCGCTCACCACCGACGAGGCCGGTGCGCTGGCCAACCTGCTCGGCGCGCCGCAGCTCGTCGCCCAGCTCACCGACGAGCAGCGGGAGCTGCCCGGGCTGCACACCCGGCAGATCCCGGTCGGCCCCCCGTTCGACGGGCGCACGCTGGGCGACACCGCCCTGCGCACGCGCACCGGAGTGTCCGTCGTCGCGGTGATGCGCGCGGGCCAGGTCCACCCCTCGCCCACCCCGGACTTCACCCTGACCGCCGGCGACCTCATGGTCACCGTCGGCACGACCGAAGGGCTCGACAACGCCGTCGCGATCCTGAAGAAGGGCTGA
- a CDS encoding cation:proton antiporter produces the protein MEGTALELLELGAVFFGLGLLGRLAGRIGLSPIPLYLIGGLAFGTGGIIPLGGIEDFTTLAGEVGVVLLLLLLGLEYSAAELVTGLKRSWTAGLLDIVLNAAPGVAVALVLGWGPVGALVLGGVTYISSSGIVAKVLSDLGRLGNRETPVVLSILVFEDLVMAVYLPILTAVLIGVSLIGGITAVGVSVAVLAVVLLVALRYGRYVSALVDSPDREVFLLKVLGLALLVAGFAQAMQVSAAVGAFLLGIAISGSTAENATRLLEPLRDLFAAVFFVVFGLNTDPATIPPMLGWAVVLAVSTTATKIATGWWAARRQGIGPLGRARAGAALVARGEFSIVIAGLAVSYAAVDDRLAALATTYVLLMAVIGPVAARVVEPLARRVVVPARTAAVPTAGT, from the coding sequence GTGGAAGGCACCGCCCTGGAACTGCTCGAACTGGGGGCCGTCTTCTTCGGGCTCGGGCTCCTGGGCCGCCTCGCCGGGCGGATCGGCCTCTCCCCGATCCCGCTGTACCTGATCGGCGGGCTCGCGTTCGGCACCGGCGGCATCATCCCGCTGGGCGGCATCGAGGACTTCACGACGCTGGCCGGCGAGGTCGGCGTCGTGCTGCTGCTCCTGCTGCTCGGGCTGGAGTACTCCGCGGCCGAGCTCGTCACCGGGCTCAAGCGCTCCTGGACGGCGGGCCTGCTCGACATCGTGCTCAACGCCGCGCCCGGCGTCGCGGTCGCGCTGGTGCTGGGCTGGGGCCCGGTCGGCGCGCTCGTGCTGGGCGGCGTCACCTACATCTCGTCGTCCGGGATCGTCGCGAAGGTGCTGTCCGACCTGGGGCGCCTGGGCAACCGGGAGACGCCGGTCGTGCTGTCGATCCTCGTGTTCGAGGACCTCGTGATGGCTGTCTACCTGCCGATCCTCACCGCCGTGCTGATCGGGGTGTCGCTGATAGGCGGGATCACCGCCGTCGGGGTGTCGGTGGCCGTGCTCGCCGTCGTGCTGCTGGTGGCGCTCAGGTACGGCCGCTACGTCTCCGCGCTCGTCGACTCCCCCGACCGCGAGGTCTTCCTCCTCAAGGTCCTCGGGCTGGCGCTGCTCGTCGCCGGGTTCGCGCAGGCGATGCAGGTCTCGGCCGCGGTCGGGGCGTTCCTGCTCGGCATCGCGATCAGCGGCTCGACGGCGGAGAACGCCACCCGGCTGCTCGAACCGCTGCGCGACCTGTTCGCCGCGGTGTTCTTCGTCGTCTTCGGGCTCAACACCGACCCGGCCACGATCCCGCCGATGCTGGGCTGGGCCGTCGTCCTCGCCGTGTCCACGACGGCCACCAAGATCGCGACGGGCTGGTGGGCGGCGCGGCGGCAGGGCATCGGCCCGCTCGGCCGCGCCCGGGCCGGCGCCGCGCTGGTGGCGCGCGGGGAGTTCTCGATCGTCATCGCGGGGCTGGCCGTGAGCTACGCGGCGGTCGACGACCGCCTCGCGGCCCTGGCCACCACCTACGTCCTGCTCATGGCCGTGATCGGCCCGGTGGCGGCGCGGGTGGTGGAACCCCTGGCCCGGCGGGTGGTGGTGCCGGCCCGCACCGCCGCCGTCCCGACAGCCGGCACCTGA
- the rsmI gene encoding 16S rRNA (cytidine(1402)-2'-O)-methyltransferase: MATDAADPSGPGGMLLVAATPLGDARDASARLVDAIASADVVAAEDTRRFRSLAAALGVTVAGKVISHYDAVEAARLPGLLDDVRGGRTVLLVSDAGMPAVSDPGYRLVAAAAAEGLPVTCLPGPSAVTTALVLSGLPVERFCFEGFAPRRGGERTRWLQTLAAEPRATVFFESPHRLADTLAAAVTVLGPDRRAAVCRELTKKHEEVLRGPLSELAEWAEEGPVRGEITVVLAGAAPTAAPTVESLVGAVQERVNEGERLKTAVAEVAEAAGVPKRELYAATLAAR, encoded by the coding sequence ATGGCGACCGACGCAGCGGACCCCTCCGGACCCGGCGGGATGCTGCTCGTGGCGGCCACCCCGCTCGGCGACGCGCGCGACGCGTCGGCCCGCCTGGTCGACGCGATCGCCTCCGCCGACGTCGTGGCGGCGGAGGACACGCGCCGCTTCCGGTCGCTGGCCGCGGCGCTCGGCGTCACCGTGGCGGGGAAGGTGATCAGCCACTACGACGCCGTCGAGGCCGCCCGGCTGCCCGGCCTGCTCGACGACGTGCGCGGCGGGCGCACCGTCCTGCTCGTGTCCGACGCGGGGATGCCCGCGGTGTCGGACCCGGGCTACCGGCTCGTCGCCGCCGCCGCGGCCGAGGGGCTGCCGGTGACCTGCCTGCCGGGCCCCTCGGCCGTGACGACCGCGCTCGTCCTGTCCGGCCTGCCCGTCGAGCGGTTCTGCTTCGAGGGCTTCGCGCCGCGCCGCGGGGGCGAGCGGACGCGCTGGCTGCAGACCCTGGCTGCCGAGCCGCGGGCCACGGTGTTCTTCGAGTCGCCGCACCGCCTGGCCGACACCCTCGCCGCCGCCGTCACCGTCCTGGGCCCCGACCGCCGCGCCGCGGTGTGCCGGGAGCTGACGAAGAAGCACGAGGAGGTGCTGCGCGGCCCGCTCTCCGAGCTCGCCGAGTGGGCGGAGGAGGGGCCGGTGCGCGGGGAGATCACCGTCGTCCTGGCCGGCGCCGCCCCCACCGCCGCCCCGACGGTGGAGTCGCTGGTCGGCGCGGTGCAGGAGCGGGTGAACGAGGGGGAGCGGCTGAAGACGGCCGTCGCGGAGGTGGCGGAGGCGGCGGGGGTGCCGAAGCGGGAGCTGTACGCGGCGACGCTCGCCGCCCGCTGA
- a CDS encoding phospholipid carrier-dependent glycosyltransferase, with amino-acid sequence MATVPVDDREPTPGSHPLGQEPPLAPAPPVSAASLGPPPPTDTVRGWIVAITLALVALVVRFTDLGRITDGGTPVFDEKHYVPQAWQMLRNGGVEDNPGFELIVHPPLGKQLIALGEFLFGYDGFGWRAAAAFSGTLAVLLIVRVARRLTRSTLLGGIAGVLLICDGLSHVQSRMGMLDAFAALFVLAAFATLLRDRDDVRERMALVVAQGRIGDSPYGPRLGWRWWRLATGVLLGLGCAVKWSGLYWLAAFAVLAVLWDLTARRAAGVERPWKGTVVRDLAPALWALALVPVLAYLAGWWAWFGNETAIDRYAASGPAFLPPALRALAYYSGQVLDFHAGLTTTVSGEHPWESKPWSWPMGLRPMLYYFASGDQVTGCGTDDCISAVMLIGTPALWWPAFGVLGWAVWRVVTRHDWRYAAVLVGYGAGVVPWLLNVDRQMYFFYMTPVVPFLVLGTVLVMGEMLGRATAPRERRQTGVLLVGLWVGLVVANFAWMWPIMNGLPITQEMWDAQLWLPSWRAKS; translated from the coding sequence GTGGCGACGGTGCCGGTCGACGACCGCGAGCCGACGCCGGGCAGCCACCCGCTCGGCCAGGAGCCGCCGCTGGCCCCCGCGCCGCCGGTGTCGGCCGCGAGCCTGGGTCCCCCGCCGCCGACCGACACCGTCCGCGGCTGGATCGTCGCGATCACCCTCGCGCTGGTCGCCCTCGTCGTCCGCTTCACCGACCTGGGCCGGATCACCGACGGCGGCACCCCGGTCTTCGACGAGAAGCACTACGTGCCGCAGGCCTGGCAGATGCTGCGCAACGGCGGCGTCGAGGACAACCCGGGCTTCGAGCTCATCGTGCACCCGCCGCTGGGCAAGCAGCTCATCGCGCTGGGCGAGTTCCTCTTCGGCTACGACGGCTTCGGCTGGCGCGCCGCGGCCGCGTTCTCCGGCACGCTCGCCGTGCTGCTGATCGTGCGGGTGGCACGGCGGCTGACGCGCTCGACGCTGCTCGGCGGGATCGCGGGCGTCCTGCTGATCTGCGACGGCCTCTCGCACGTGCAGTCCCGCATGGGCATGCTCGACGCCTTCGCCGCGCTGTTCGTGCTCGCCGCGTTCGCCACGCTGCTCCGCGACCGCGACGACGTCCGCGAGCGGATGGCGCTCGTCGTCGCGCAGGGGCGGATCGGCGACAGCCCCTACGGTCCGCGGCTGGGCTGGCGCTGGTGGCGCCTGGCCACCGGCGTGCTGCTCGGGCTGGGCTGCGCGGTCAAGTGGTCGGGGCTGTACTGGCTGGCCGCGTTCGCCGTGCTCGCCGTGCTGTGGGACCTCACGGCGCGGCGCGCCGCGGGCGTCGAACGGCCGTGGAAGGGCACGGTCGTCCGCGACCTCGCGCCCGCGCTGTGGGCGCTCGCGCTCGTCCCGGTGCTCGCCTACCTCGCGGGCTGGTGGGCCTGGTTCGGCAACGAGACCGCGATCGACCGCTACGCCGCCTCCGGCCCCGCGTTCCTGCCGCCCGCCCTGCGCGCGCTGGCCTACTACAGCGGGCAGGTCCTCGACTTCCACGCCGGCCTGACCACCACCGTCAGCGGCGAGCACCCGTGGGAGTCGAAGCCGTGGTCGTGGCCGATGGGGCTGCGCCCGATGCTCTACTACTTCGCCTCGGGCGACCAGGTCACCGGATGCGGCACCGACGACTGCATCAGCGCCGTCATGCTCATCGGCACCCCCGCTCTCTGGTGGCCCGCGTTCGGCGTGCTCGGCTGGGCGGTCTGGCGGGTCGTCACGCGCCACGACTGGCGCTACGCCGCCGTCCTCGTCGGCTACGGCGCCGGCGTCGTCCCGTGGCTGCTCAACGTCGACCGCCAGATGTACTTCTTCTACATGACGCCCGTCGTGCCGTTCCTGGTGCTGGGCACGGTGCTCGTGATGGGCGAGATGCTCGGACGGGCGACCGCGCCGCGCGAGCGCCGCCAGACCGGGGTGCTGCTCGTCGGGCTGTGGGTGGGGCTCGTCGTCGCCAACTTCGCCTGGATGTGGCCGATCATGAACGGCCTGCCGATCACCCAGGAGATGTGGGACGCCCAGCTCTGGCTGCCGTCGTGGCGGGCCAAGAGCTGA
- a CDS encoding EamA family transporter yields the protein MSVAVALPAALAYGVADFAGGLATRRAAVLAVTAGAQFLGLIALVPAVFLVPGAPSAAALGIGALAGIAGASGLLLYFRGLAVGPMGVVAPLSAVVGAGLPLLVGLAGGERLGAVAVAGLVVALAAIVLATAGTRDAVAVRGILLGLASGAGFGLFFVGLDATPEGSGLWPLLAGRVVSVALLGLLIAALCVRRGREAALGRATRGVVVLVAVSGVFDSLANVLFLLATRLGDLGVSAVLVSLYPVVVVLLARLVLHERLSTAQLTSAGLALTASALLALG from the coding sequence GTGTCCGTCGCCGTCGCCCTGCCCGCCGCCCTCGCCTACGGGGTCGCCGACTTCGCCGGCGGTCTCGCCACCCGGCGCGCCGCCGTCCTCGCCGTCACCGCGGGCGCGCAGTTCCTGGGGCTGATCGCGCTGGTCCCGGCGGTGTTCCTGGTGCCGGGTGCGCCGTCGGCCGCGGCGCTGGGGATCGGGGCGCTCGCGGGGATCGCCGGGGCGTCCGGGCTGCTGCTGTACTTCCGGGGGCTCGCCGTCGGGCCGATGGGCGTGGTCGCGCCGCTGTCGGCCGTGGTCGGGGCCGGGCTGCCGCTGCTGGTGGGGCTGGCGGGCGGCGAGCGGCTCGGGGCGGTCGCCGTCGCCGGGCTCGTCGTCGCGCTGGCCGCGATCGTGCTGGCCACCGCGGGCACCCGCGACGCCGTCGCCGTCCGCGGGATCCTGCTCGGGCTCGCGTCCGGGGCCGGGTTCGGGCTGTTCTTCGTCGGCCTCGACGCCACGCCCGAGGGCTCCGGCCTGTGGCCGCTGCTGGCCGGGCGCGTGGTGTCGGTGGCGCTGCTCGGGCTGCTCATCGCCGCGCTGTGCGTCCGGCGGGGGCGGGAGGCGGCGCTGGGCCGGGCGACGCGCGGGGTGGTGGTGCTCGTCGCCGTCAGCGGGGTGTTCGACTCGCTCGCCAACGTGCTGTTCCTGCTGGCCACGCGCCTGGGCGACCTGGGCGTCAGCGCGGTGCTCGTCTCGCTCTACCCCGTGGTGGTGGTCCTGCTCGCGCGCCTCGTGCTGCACGAGCGGCTCTCCACCGCCCAGCTGACGAGTGCCGGCCTCGCGCTCACCGCGAGCGCCCTGCTCGCGCTGGGCTGA
- a CDS encoding helix-turn-helix domain-containing protein, translating to MQSPDDVAAAVGRNVRALRQQRRMTIDGLAAASGISRGTVIQIETARGNPSIGTLVALAAALRVGVASLVDGDAAPRVVVRRAAEAATLWSSAAGSSAVFRIGTDPPDVVELWDWTLQPGDGFDGEAHPMGTVEVLSVLSGRLGLRVGAAGHELDAGDTVMFQAHAPHRYEGAGDEPVRFVMVVLQPGDAGLVPPTSIAEAADQQVAP from the coding sequence ATGCAGTCCCCCGACGACGTCGCGGCGGCGGTCGGCCGCAACGTCCGCGCCCTGCGCCAGCAGCGCCGCATGACCATCGACGGCCTCGCCGCCGCGTCCGGCATCAGCCGCGGCACCGTCATCCAGATCGAGACGGCACGGGGCAACCCCAGCATCGGCACACTCGTCGCGCTCGCCGCGGCCCTGCGCGTCGGCGTCGCCTCACTGGTCGACGGCGACGCCGCGCCGCGCGTGGTCGTCCGCCGCGCCGCCGAGGCCGCCACCCTGTGGAGCAGCGCGGCCGGGAGCAGCGCCGTCTTCCGCATCGGCACCGACCCGCCCGACGTCGTCGAGCTGTGGGACTGGACGCTGCAGCCCGGCGACGGGTTCGACGGCGAGGCCCACCCGATGGGCACCGTGGAGGTCCTGTCGGTGCTGTCGGGGCGGCTGGGCCTGCGCGTCGGCGCGGCAGGCCACGAGCTCGACGCCGGCGACACCGTGATGTTCCAGGCGCACGCCCCGCACCGCTACGAGGGCGCGGGCGACGAGCCGGTCCGGTTCGTGATGGTGGTGCTGCAGCCGGGCGACGCCGGGCTGGTGCCGCCGACGAGCATCGCCGAGGCGGCCGATCAGCAGGTGGCGCCCTGA
- a CDS encoding MBL fold metallo-hydrolase has product MRIGDLSLHPISDGTFVARPAYFGLDPADDPRPDVFDRHGGAWLPIGCFLVRTGNRVVLVDAGLGPEAQDGGTQLLVGGQLLTGLHALGVAPAEVTDVVCTHLHADHVGWLFDLGARPVFARATIWFGAADHPHFVTGPGEMAPHIARGFTDPAHAARLRPVDRETAVAPGVTALPAPGHTPGHLCLVLSSGDERVLLLGDAVTCPVQLDEPTWRSIGDVDPALARRTRERLWRELEGGRTVGVGSHFPELRHGRVLAGTGRRWVT; this is encoded by the coding sequence ATGCGCATCGGGGACCTGTCGCTGCACCCGATCTCCGACGGCACGTTCGTCGCCCGCCCGGCCTACTTCGGGCTCGACCCGGCGGACGACCCGCGCCCCGACGTGTTCGACCGCCACGGCGGCGCGTGGCTGCCGATCGGCTGCTTCCTGGTCCGCACCGGCAATCGCGTCGTGCTGGTCGACGCGGGCCTCGGCCCGGAGGCCCAGGACGGCGGCACGCAGCTGCTCGTCGGCGGTCAGCTGCTGACCGGGCTGCACGCGCTCGGCGTCGCGCCGGCGGAGGTCACCGACGTCGTCTGCACGCATCTGCACGCCGACCACGTCGGCTGGCTGTTCGACCTCGGCGCGCGCCCGGTGTTCGCGCGCGCCACGATCTGGTTCGGCGCGGCCGACCACCCGCACTTCGTCACCGGACCCGGCGAGATGGCCCCGCACATCGCGCGCGGCTTCACCGATCCGGCGCACGCGGCGCGCCTGCGGCCCGTCGACCGCGAGACCGCCGTCGCTCCGGGCGTCACCGCGCTGCCCGCACCCGGCCACACCCCGGGGCACCTGTGCCTCGTGCTGTCCTCCGGCGACGAGCGGGTCCTGCTGCTCGGGGACGCGGTGACCTGTCCCGTCCAGCTCGACGAACCGACGTGGCGCTCGATCGGCGACGTCGACCCGGCGCTCGCGCGGCGCACCCGCGAGCGCCTCTGGCGCGAGCTCGAGGGCGGGCGCACGGTCGGCGTCGGGTCGCACTTCCCGGAGCTCCGTCACGGCCGCGTGCTCGCCGGTACCGGACGCCGCTGGGTCACCTGA
- the glpR gene encoding gephyrin-like molybdotransferase receptor GlpR, with translation MPSSLIFVGLVVLWLLILVPAVARHQQEVARPSYAALSGRVLDRPQRRYRIQEVDVDDSDDDSRGIGARGATRVEEPARIPEARPAPEEDLADDEAEDHPDDYRTDDAYEEGDDGWERPAPRYRPGRGGFDPQAAAISARARYAFRQRVVLGLLVTAVVSALVAIVVAPAVWWLHAAADVALVGYLVYLRRQVRMEEAIRRRRAARMAGTHRPPAAEDPELDGWARRGQEASGATADDVAEPDDELEDTDDDLVDVEHDDDLVDVEHDDDPDRVTGTGEPIGPLRVTGADAAEQSALPRLTPAPPPPLPAGTTLVGDDLDDPALHDLEGPARPDYRRAAGE, from the coding sequence GTGCCCAGCTCGTTGATCTTCGTCGGGCTGGTCGTGCTCTGGTTGCTGATCCTCGTGCCGGCGGTGGCGAGGCACCAGCAGGAGGTGGCCCGGCCCAGCTACGCCGCCCTCTCCGGGCGGGTGCTCGACCGGCCGCAGCGCCGGTACCGGATCCAGGAGGTGGACGTGGACGACTCCGACGACGACAGCCGCGGCATCGGCGCGCGCGGCGCGACGCGGGTCGAGGAGCCCGCGCGCATCCCCGAGGCCCGCCCCGCGCCCGAGGAGGACCTCGCGGACGACGAGGCCGAGGACCACCCGGACGACTACCGCACCGACGACGCGTACGAGGAGGGCGACGACGGCTGGGAGCGCCCGGCCCCTCGCTACCGCCCCGGCCGCGGCGGCTTCGACCCCCAGGCCGCGGCCATCTCCGCCCGCGCCCGCTACGCCTTCCGCCAGCGGGTGGTGCTGGGCCTGCTGGTGACCGCCGTGGTGTCCGCGCTGGTCGCGATCGTGGTGGCGCCCGCGGTGTGGTGGCTGCACGCCGCCGCCGACGTCGCGCTCGTCGGGTACCTCGTCTACCTGCGCCGCCAGGTGCGGATGGAGGAGGCGATCCGCCGCCGCCGCGCCGCCCGCATGGCCGGCACCCACCGCCCGCCCGCGGCCGAGGACCCCGAGCTCGACGGGTGGGCCCGCCGCGGTCAGGAGGCCTCCGGGGCGACCGCCGACGACGTCGCCGAGCCGGACGACGAGCTCGAGGACACCGACGACGACCTCGTCGACGTCGAGCACGACGACGACCTCGTCGACGTCGAGCACGACGACGACCCGGACCGCGTCACCGGCACCGGCGAGCCGATCGGGCCGCTGCGCGTCACCGGCGCCGACGCGGCCGAGCAGAGCGCCCTCCCGCGCCTCACCCCGGCCCCGCCGCCCCCGCTCCCGGCCGGCACGACGCTCGTCGGCGACGACCTCGACGACCCCGCCCTGCACGACCTCGAGGGCCCGGCCCGGCCCGACTACCGCCGTGCGGCGGGGGAATGA
- a CDS encoding GNAT family N-acetyltransferase — MTGAGTYGGRHPGWPARLGALRVGAGVVELRPVRLRDGSAWSALRLRDEAHLAPWEPTMPGTWAQRHSSAEWPGRWMLLRSAARKGTALPFAITVDGRLAGHVMIGNVVREPLLSAYVGYWCDARVTGSGVTTAAVALAVDHCLGPAGLHRLEATVRPENRASRRVLEKLGFREEGLFRRYLDVDGAWRDHLCFALTAEEVPPGGLAGRLVAAGRAERA; from the coding sequence GTGACCGGCGCGGGCACCTACGGGGGCCGGCACCCGGGCTGGCCGGCCCGGCTCGGGGCGCTGCGCGTCGGCGCCGGGGTCGTGGAGCTGCGCCCGGTCCGGCTGCGCGACGGGTCGGCGTGGTCGGCGCTGCGCCTGCGCGACGAGGCCCACCTCGCGCCGTGGGAGCCGACGATGCCCGGCACCTGGGCCCAGCGGCACTCGTCGGCGGAGTGGCCGGGGCGCTGGATGCTGCTGCGCTCGGCGGCGCGCAAGGGCACCGCGCTGCCGTTCGCGATCACCGTCGACGGGCGGCTGGCCGGGCACGTCATGATCGGCAACGTCGTGCGGGAGCCGCTGCTGTCGGCCTACGTCGGCTACTGGTGCGACGCGCGGGTCACCGGCTCGGGCGTCACCACGGCGGCCGTCGCGCTGGCCGTCGACCACTGCCTCGGCCCGGCCGGGCTGCACCGGCTGGAGGCCACCGTCCGCCCGGAGAACCGGGCGAGCCGCCGCGTGCTGGAGAAGCTCGGCTTCCGCGAGGAGGGGCTGTTCCGCCGCTACCTCGACGTCGACGGCGCCTGGCGCGACCACCTCTGCTTCGCGCTGACGGCCGAGGAGGTGCCACCGGGCGGCCTGGCCGGCCGGCTGGTGGCTGCGGGCCGCGCCGAGCGGGCCTGA
- the glp gene encoding gephyrin-like molybdotransferase Glp, giving the protein MRTVDEQLTRILDGVVRPAPVRVSISEAYGLRCAEEVIVARPLPGFDQAAVDGYAVRSVDLVGASEHEPASLPVVGEIPAGSRQPLRLQPGQAVRVAAGAPLPTLADAVVPLGYTDGGSARLVATRGVPSAAFVRRVGEDVQPGDVAVRRDAVVGPTQVGLLAAAGRDKLLVHPRPRVSIISVGDELVDVARPPSAGQVADVCSHALSAAARDAGADAGRAGLVRGDAREIGAAMQDRLPFSDVIVVCGAAGGRAGAEVHAALSGLGDLDATRVAMHPGSTQAFGRLGPDAVPTFLFPSHPATALLLFEVFVRPLLRVALGRPDPYRRTMTARLTSPISSRPGRRGYLRARLLREQATGEYLVQPLGTSGTHLLSSLGESNGLIVVGEDVTEATVDEVVTVAFLPAPA; this is encoded by the coding sequence ATGCGCACGGTCGACGAGCAGCTCACACGGATCCTCGACGGGGTGGTCCGCCCGGCCCCGGTGCGGGTGTCGATCTCCGAGGCGTACGGCCTGCGCTGCGCCGAGGAGGTGATCGTCGCGCGGCCGCTGCCCGGCTTCGACCAGGCGGCCGTCGACGGCTACGCGGTCCGCAGCGTCGATCTGGTGGGCGCCTCCGAGCACGAGCCCGCGTCGCTGCCGGTGGTGGGGGAGATCCCGGCCGGGTCGCGCCAGCCGCTGCGGCTGCAGCCCGGGCAGGCCGTCCGGGTCGCGGCGGGGGCGCCGCTGCCCACGCTGGCCGACGCCGTGGTCCCGCTGGGCTACACCGACGGCGGGTCCGCGCGGCTCGTCGCGACGCGCGGCGTGCCGTCGGCGGCGTTCGTCCGCCGGGTCGGGGAGGACGTGCAGCCCGGTGACGTGGCCGTGCGCCGCGACGCCGTCGTCGGCCCGACCCAGGTGGGGCTGCTGGCCGCGGCCGGGCGCGACAAGCTCCTCGTCCACCCGCGCCCCCGCGTGTCGATCATCTCCGTCGGCGACGAGCTCGTCGACGTGGCCCGCCCGCCGTCCGCCGGGCAGGTCGCCGACGTCTGCTCGCACGCGCTCTCGGCCGCCGCCCGCGACGCCGGCGCCGACGCCGGCCGCGCCGGACTGGTCCGCGGCGACGCCCGCGAGATCGGCGCGGCCATGCAGGACCGCCTCCCGTTCAGCGACGTGATCGTCGTCTGCGGCGCCGCGGGCGGCCGGGCCGGCGCCGAGGTGCACGCGGCGCTGTCCGGGCTCGGCGACCTCGACGCCACCCGCGTCGCCATGCACCCCGGCTCCACGCAGGCGTTCGGCCGCCTCGGCCCCGACGCCGTGCCCACGTTCCTGTTCCCCTCCCACCCGGCCACGGCGCTGCTGCTGTTCGAGGTGTTCGTGCGGCCGCTGCTGCGCGTCGCGCTCGGCCGCCCCGACCCCTACCGCCGCACCATGACCGCGCGGCTGACGTCCCCGATCTCCTCGCGCCCCGGCCGGCGCGGCTACCTGCGCGCGCGCCTGCTGCGCGAGCAGGCCACCGGCGAGTACCTGGTGCAGCCGCTGGGCACGTCCGGCACGCACCTGCTCTCCTCGCTGGGGGAGTCCAACGGGCTGATCGTGGTGGGCGAGGACGTCACGGAGGCCACGGTCGACGAGGTCGTCACGGTCGCGTTCCTGCCCGCGCCCGCGTGA
- a CDS encoding UTP--glucose-1-phosphate uridylyltransferase — protein sequence MTASPFRSAVVPAAGLGTRFLPTTKTVPKELLPVVDTPGIELVAAEAAEAGAEQLLIVTSPGKDAVAAHFADSSELEKTLASRGKEKLVAKVRRAHELLEVRTVTQDEPLGLGHAIGCVRGALADDEQAFAVLLPDDLVLPTGVLTRMAQVREEFGGSVLCAFDIPREEISAYGVFDVTDTADPDVKQVHGMVEKPSAADAPSTFAAAGRYLLDVAVFDAIDRITPGAGGELQITDAIALLISEGHPVHVVVHRGGRHDLGNPGSYVRAFVDFALEHPDYGPELRSWLTARLAD from the coding sequence ATGACAGCGTCGCCGTTCCGGTCGGCCGTGGTTCCCGCCGCTGGCCTGGGGACCCGGTTCCTGCCCACCACGAAGACCGTGCCCAAGGAGCTCCTGCCCGTCGTCGACACGCCGGGCATCGAGCTGGTCGCCGCCGAGGCCGCCGAGGCGGGCGCCGAGCAGCTGCTCATCGTCACCTCGCCGGGCAAGGACGCCGTCGCCGCGCACTTCGCCGACTCCTCGGAGCTGGAGAAGACCCTCGCCTCGCGGGGCAAGGAGAAGCTGGTCGCGAAGGTGCGCCGGGCCCACGAGCTGCTCGAGGTCCGCACCGTCACCCAGGACGAGCCGCTGGGCCTGGGCCACGCCATCGGCTGCGTCCGCGGCGCGCTGGCCGACGACGAGCAGGCCTTCGCCGTCCTCCTGCCCGACGACCTCGTGCTGCCCACCGGGGTGCTGACGCGGATGGCGCAGGTGCGCGAGGAGTTCGGCGGCAGCGTGCTGTGCGCGTTCGACATCCCGCGCGAGGAGATCTCCGCCTACGGCGTCTTCGACGTCACCGACACCGCAGACCCGGACGTCAAGCAGGTGCACGGCATGGTGGAGAAGCCCTCCGCCGCCGACGCGCCGTCGACGTTCGCCGCGGCCGGGCGCTACCTGCTCGACGTCGCCGTCTTCGACGCCATCGACCGCATCACCCCCGGCGCCGGCGGCGAGCTGCAGATCACCGACGCCATCGCGCTGCTGATCTCCGAGGGCCACCCGGTCCACGTGGTGGTGCACCGCGGCGGGCGCCACGACCTCGGCAACCCGGGCAGCTACGTGCGCGCGTTCGTCGACTTCGCCCTCGAGCACCCCGACTACGGTCCCGAGCTCCGCTCCTGGCTGACCGCGCGCCTGGCGGACTGA